One window of the Carnobacterium maltaromaticum DSM 20342 genome contains the following:
- a CDS encoding S41 family peptidase — MNNESEEKETQLNSSKRKTKIGLPAYIVSLLLVALIAAGGTYFVTKQLNENATSQSATNSGAKTEQEFAKLQEVYQQLTTRFFQKTDSNKLIEGAITGMVNSLDDPYSQYLNAEEATALNDSISSSFEGIGAEVMNQDDAITISAPIVGSPAEKAGLKTNDIILKADDKELTGLSLTKAVSFIRGEKGTKVVLTIKRGDQVFDVTVTRDTIPVETVKSRLDENDPTIGYIQITSFATPTYKEVTEAVEQLRKDGAKSFIFDVRQNPGGLLDQALQLSNMFVDEGKILMQTQERGQEPQVIKADASLGDFKVTEPVTLLVDEGSASASEILAGAMKESGNVTVIGTKTFGKGTVQTVANLSDKSELKFTIAKWLTPEGQWIHKKGLEPTIAVDLPDYVHLLRVDPSKKYQAGDLSDQVKNLQAILKALGYTLDNTDGYFDASTTEAVNEFQTAHELPVDGIVTGKTADALVADLVKLIKENDTQYEKAVSYLQEK, encoded by the coding sequence GAAAATGCTACTAGCCAATCAGCTACTAATAGTGGAGCAAAAACTGAACAGGAATTTGCTAAATTACAAGAGGTTTATCAACAGTTAACGACTCGTTTTTTCCAAAAAACGGATAGCAATAAGTTGATTGAAGGAGCAATTACCGGGATGGTAAATTCTTTAGATGATCCTTATTCACAATATTTAAATGCGGAAGAAGCAACGGCCTTAAATGATAGTATTTCTTCTTCTTTTGAGGGCATTGGCGCAGAAGTTATGAATCAAGACGACGCAATTACAATTTCTGCACCGATTGTCGGATCTCCTGCTGAAAAAGCAGGGTTGAAAACAAATGATATTATTTTAAAAGCCGATGATAAAGAATTAACAGGGCTTAGTTTGACAAAGGCTGTTTCCTTTATTCGTGGCGAAAAAGGCACAAAAGTAGTGTTAACAATTAAACGTGGAGATCAAGTTTTCGATGTGACTGTGACTAGGGATACGATTCCAGTTGAAACTGTTAAGAGTCGTTTAGATGAAAATGATCCAACGATTGGTTATATTCAAATCACCAGTTTTGCTACTCCAACGTATAAAGAAGTTACAGAAGCCGTTGAACAATTACGAAAAGATGGCGCGAAATCTTTCATTTTTGATGTCAGACAAAATCCAGGTGGTTTACTGGACCAAGCCTTACAATTATCTAATATGTTTGTTGATGAAGGTAAAATTCTAATGCAAACACAAGAAAGAGGACAAGAGCCACAAGTTATTAAAGCTGATGCTTCATTAGGTGACTTTAAAGTGACTGAACCTGTGACATTGTTAGTGGACGAAGGTAGTGCTAGTGCTTCTGAAATCTTAGCAGGTGCTATGAAAGAATCTGGAAATGTGACAGTTATTGGAACGAAAACTTTTGGTAAAGGAACTGTTCAAACAGTAGCGAACTTATCAGATAAGAGTGAGTTGAAATTTACAATTGCTAAATGGTTAACACCAGAAGGGCAATGGATTCATAAAAAAGGCTTGGAACCAACCATCGCTGTAGATTTGCCAGATTATGTGCATTTATTACGCGTGGATCCTTCCAAAAAATACCAAGCAGGTGATTTATCTGATCAAGTTAAAAATCTGCAAGCTATTTTGAAAGCTTTAGGTTACACACTTGATAATACAGATGGTTATTTTGATGCCTCAACTACCGAAGCTGTGAATGAATTCCAAACAGCACATGAACTCCCAGTTGATGGGATTGTTACAGGAAAAACAGCAGATGCATTAGTTGCTGATTTAGTTAAATTAATTAAAGAAAATGATACACAATATGAAAAAGCCGTTTCTTATTTACAAGAAAAGTAA